From the Poseidonibacter antarcticus genome, the window ACAGATACAGATTTAAAAATAATTTAAGTTTATATTAATGTTCATGTCCAATTTGACCAAATTGTTTAAACTTACTCTAAAATAAGTATCAAAACCTTTTTTTATATTTTCATTTGTTTGCTTGAAACTCTGTTCGAGCTTCTCTTTAACTGGTTTTATAAATTCCTCATAATCTTTCAAATCATCTAATTCATGAGCTTTTAGAAGCTTGTATTTATTCTTATTCCATTCATCTTTATCAATAAGATAATCTTCAAAATTCCGATATTTTAATGAGTATTTTAAATTTAGTGTACCATTTTTAATAGCATCACTTATATGAAAAAAGAGTAATGCTTTATAAAGAAAAATCCTAAATTTACCACTGTCATAAACTGCTTTTTTTTCTTCATCACTAAGAAACTCTTTGGGTGCATTATGTGTAATATTAGAAGTTTCTCTAAAATATTTTATCGCAGAAATTATGTTCTGTTTTGAAGTTGTATCATCAAACTCAATTGCTTTGATTATTCCCGAAAGTTTACCCTGAAGTGATATAGATTTTTTCTCTATAAATTCGTATTTATTTTCAATAATGGTATCAAATACTTTCTTTTCAGAAAGTATATTATTGATTATAGGCTCATTCTTTTCTATAAGATTTTCAATTTGTGTAATTTTTTCATTTGCTGATAATTGTTCATCTTTGATGAACAATTTTATGTCCTGTATTGTTGATACAGTAGCCTTCTCAAGAGATTTTAATATTTGATTTTTCCTCGGTTCAAGTTCAAAAACAAAATCCTTTTGAGCTCTAAATGAAGAGTTTTTGGAGCTTTGAACAGTAGCAATAAATCTATCAATAAGATTGTCATTTCGTATGAGATATTGATAATATACAAATGATAAAAGAGTAAACTTTTGATTGAGTATATTTGTTTGATTAAGTTGTGAAGTTTGCCCTTTTTCTACCCATTTAGCATAATACTGTGCTATGTTAGCTGTTATTCCTATCGTGTCAATAATCTTTTTTAACATATTGAATTTAGATTTTATATTATTTAATTTTCCCAAACTAAGCGTCATTTGATTCTTTGCTGTGGAGTGCTCAAGCTTTCTAAAGTAGGCAACTTTATATCGATTTTTAGACTCTTTTTCCTTTTCAAGAAATTCATCTAACAATTTCAATTTTTCATCCTTTACCAAAGGTTCTAATCTTTTTAAAATATCTTTTTTCTGAGTATTAATTGCTATATTGATAATTTTAGTTAGTTCTGTATAGCTTGGAACTTCAATATTTAGTTTCGTTGAAATATTTACAAGGATATAAAATATTTTCTTTCTGTGGATGAAGTTATTAGCGAGATTATTTGCCTCTTTCTGAATGGTCAATTTTATATCATCGGTATAACTATTAATTTTGAAATATTCTCTAATAAGTCGTTTGTATGTTCTTATAGTCCTTTCTGGTATCTTTTTTGAAGAGGTTACTAAGTCATATCGTTTTGATATATATTTTAAACTATCATCATTTATATTAAAGAATTTATGTGTAAGTTTGAAATACCCAAAAAGATGAATAAATATCGCAATATTTTCTATTTTATAATTTTCTTTCAGTTTTTGTAATAAATCATCTTTTATTTCAAAACAATACTCTTTTTCTTTGTAATTTAACAATTTCGCAACATTAAAGATTTTTAGTTCTTGTTGTGTTAATATTTCAATATTCACTTAATTTCCTTTGTATGATATAGACTTAATTTTTCTAAACAATATTTAATATCTAATGCAATTAAAATTTCATCTTCAATTATCATTATTTTAATTTTATTCATTTATATCCTTCTAAATTTATTATATTGGACTCTTGTTTCAAAAACTGTCACAAAAAGTAAATATAAAATTGTGACATTTATGTGACAAAAAATAATTATAATTTACATATTATTTTATAGGGATTAATATGAATTTTGATAAAGAAGTGATTCGTTGGAATACAAATGCAACTAAATATAAAAATGCAGAAGAAATAATACCTATGTGTGTTGCAGATATGGACTTTTTAAGTTCAGAACACTTAAGAAATGATTTAGTACTAAAATTGACAAAATCTATATATGGTTATTCTTATATTAGTCTAGATTTTTATAATAGTATAATAAAGTGGATAAAAGTAGAGTATAACTGGAATATAAAAAAAGAAAATATTTTGTATTCACAATCTGTACTATCTTCAATAACATCAGCAATTCAAAGTTTGACAGATATTAATGATGATATATTATTACTTACCCCAGAATATCATGCCTTTTTTTATTTAATTACAAGAAATAATCGAAATGTAATTGAATGTCCATTAAAGGAATATGAGAGAAATTATTCAATTGACTTCTCAATCTTAGAAAGTTTATTAACAAAAAAAACAAAAGTACTGTTATTCTCCTCACCTCATAATCCAATAGGAAAAGTTTGGACTTACGAGGAATTGAAAGAATTAGGTAACTTTTGCTTAAAAAATAATTTAATTATTTTATCAGATGAAATACATGCTGATTTAACATTTCAAAGATTAAAACATATACCAATTGCAAGTATTTCTGATGATATATCAAATATAACATTGACTTTTAATTCTCCCAGTAAGAGCTTTAATTTAGTGGGATTAACATTATCCTATATCGTAGGAACAAATAAAGAATATTTGTCTAAAATAGAAAAACAACTAACTATTAATCTATATAATAAGGTCAACGTGTTAAATGAATTTAACTTAATTAATGCATATAAACAAATTAATTGGTTAAATGAGTTGAAAAAATATTTAAACGATAATATTTTAATCAGTAATAACTTTTTTCTACATAAAAAATCAAAAATTAAATTTAATATTCCTGATGCAACTTATTTAATTTGGTTGGATTTTAGAGAATTTAATTTATCCAATGATGAAATAGAGAAAAGATTATTAGAAAATGCAAAAGTGAGATTATTAAATGGAAATGATTTTTGTAATATGGGCGAAGGTTTTTTTAGGATGAATATTGCATTGCCAAGAAAAAAATTAAAAAGAGCTCTTGAGCAAATAAATAATGAATTTAACAAAATAAACCATCCTATAAAGAATAGCTTAAACGAATAGTTATTCTTTTAGGCATTACTTTATTGTTTCATTATTTGAGTATTTTTTAAAATATTCAAATGATCAAATAAAAAATAAATGCATTATAAGGTCAGTGTTCATTAAAAACCCATTGTTTTCACAAGTGCTAAAACTAAAAAAGTTTGTATTATTTCTTGTATGGAATAAAGACTCTATTTGGCTGATAAGGCTTATTATATTTAAAAACAGAATAAATAATTGCTGCTAGTTTTTTAGAAATGATAATTAAAGCTTCTTTTTTGGATTTACCAGTTGATACTTTATCTCTAAATATCTTTCTGAGTTGTTCGTTATGTATTACAGATGCAACTGCTGCCATATAAAGTGCGTGTTTGGCTATTGGTATTCCTCTTTTTGCAAGTCTTCCAACTCTCATAGAGTTACCAGACTGATATTGAGTAGGATAAAGTCCTAAGTAGCCTATAAAAGATTTTACAGATGGGAATCTTTTAATATCTCCACACTCTCCAAGAACAGCAGATATTGTTTTGTCTGAAACCCCTGGAATGGTTTTGATATTTTCAATTGAAGAATCAATTTCTTCTATTTTATTATAGAGTAAACTATTTATTTGGGCTTCAATTTCATCTTTCTCTTGACAAATAAGCTCTAATATCTTAACATTAGTTCTAATCATTAAAGCTCTTGCTTCGCAAGCACGACCACCGTAGATGGAAGATTTGGAAAGTTCTATTAATAACTTAGCCTTTTCATCGTTAAAGTTGTTACCTTTGATATGTCTAAATATCTTAGTCAACTTTTGTGGCGTAGCTTTAGAAATATCCACAGCTGTTGGATAAGCTTTAATGATTACTATAGCAGTTTTAGTAAA encodes:
- a CDS encoding DUF4158 domain-containing protein → MNIEILTQQELKIFNVAKLLNYKEKEYCFEIKDDLLQKLKENYKIENIAIFIHLFGYFKLTHKFFNINDDSLKYISKRYDLVTSSKKIPERTIRTYKRLIREYFKINSYTDDIKLTIQKEANNLANNFIHRKKIFYILVNISTKLNIEVPSYTELTKIINIAINTQKKDILKRLEPLVKDEKLKLLDEFLEKEKESKNRYKVAYFRKLEHSTAKNQMTLSLGKLNNIKSKFNMLKKIIDTIGITANIAQYYAKWVEKGQTSQLNQTNILNQKFTLLSFVYYQYLIRNDNLIDRFIATVQSSKNSSFRAQKDFVFELEPRKNQILKSLEKATVSTIQDIKLFIKDEQLSANEKITQIENLIEKNEPIINNILSEKKVFDTIIENKYEFIEKKSISLQGKLSGIIKAIEFDDTTSKQNIISAIKYFRETSNITHNAPKEFLSDEEKKAVYDSGKFRIFLYKALLFFHISDAIKNGTLNLKYSLKYRNFEDYLIDKDEWNKNKYKLLKAHELDDLKDYEEFIKPVKEKLEQSFKQTNENIKKGFDTYFRVSLNNLVKLDMNININLNYF
- a CDS encoding MalY/PatB family protein, producing MNFDKEVIRWNTNATKYKNAEEIIPMCVADMDFLSSEHLRNDLVLKLTKSIYGYSYISLDFYNSIIKWIKVEYNWNIKKENILYSQSVLSSITSAIQSLTDINDDILLLTPEYHAFFYLITRNNRNVIECPLKEYERNYSIDFSILESLLTKKTKVLLFSSPHNPIGKVWTYEELKELGNFCLKNNLIILSDEIHADLTFQRLKHIPIASISDDISNITLTFNSPSKSFNLVGLTLSYIVGTNKEYLSKIEKQLTINLYNKVNVLNEFNLINAYKQINWLNELKKYLNDNILISNNFFLHKKSKIKFNIPDATYLIWLDFREFNLSNDEIEKRLLENAKVRLLNGNDFCNMGEGFFRMNIALPRKKLKRALEQINNEFNKINHPIKNSLNE
- a CDS encoding IS110 family transposase, whose product is MFYVGIDVAKEKHYVCILDDTKEIAIKPFWIYSDILGLRDLNTKLSELSLNNNDFIIGVESTGTFSEELYEYLSDADYKVILLNSYQTAKFRDFSTGRKIKNDSIDAYVIAELLSTGKYKESFISNNDYQSLKVLGRLKPSLMDKIKTIKREISTVVATVNPEITKVFPNIFTKTAIVIIKAYPTAVDISKATPQKLTKIFRHIKGNNFNDEKAKLLIELSKSSIYGGRACEARALMIRTNVKILELICQEKDEIEAQINSLLYNKIEEIDSSIENIKTIPGVSDKTISAVLGECGDIKRFPSVKSFIGYLGLYPTQYQSGNSMRVGRLAKRGIPIAKHALYMAAVASVIHNEQLRKIFRDKVSTGKSKKEALIIISKKLAAIIYSVFKYNKPYQPNRVFIPYKK